The following nucleotide sequence is from Capsicum annuum cultivar UCD-10X-F1 unplaced genomic scaffold, UCD10Xv1.1 ctg33152, whole genome shotgun sequence.
GCCAACAACAAACTCACTGGCTTGATTCCCAATTCTCTTGGATATTTCACTCAACTACAGTTATTAAATTTTGGGGGAAACAATTTAACCAGTGACTCATCATTAAGCTTCCTGACTTCCTTAACCAATTGCAGAAATTTAACATTTCTTGATATATCTTTCAACCCTCTAAACGGCATGCTTCCTGCCTCCATGGCGAACCTTTCCACATCTCTTAGAACATTTGTTGCCGACAGTTGTAAAATCCAAGGGTGAATTCCTAATGAGGTTGGGAACTTAAGCAACTTATTATTCCTTTATCTTTCCGGAAACAACATTGTTAGATTGATTCCCACGTCAATTGGAAACATGAGAAAGCTTCAATGCTTTGACTTGACTAACAACAAATTAACAGGATTTATTGGAGATCATATATGTAATATGCAGCATTTGGGTGAAATTTACTTGGGTCAAAATCTACTTTCAGGATAATACATCTCGGTTCTAACAGATTGAGTTCCAATATGCCACCAAGCTTAGGGAACCTTCACGATCTAGTGGTTCTTGACTTATCGTCAAACAACATGGTAGGTTCTTTACCTCCAGAAATTGGAAATCGGCTGTAACAAAGATGGATCTATCGATGAATAAATTGTCAAATAGAATTCCAAGAGAAATTGGAGGAATGCAAAATCTTGCACACCTTTCATTGAGACAAAACAAGTTGCAAGGATCTATACCTGACTCAATGAGCAGCATGGTAGGTTTGGAAAGCCTATACCTTTCTCACAATAATATTTCTAGAATCATTCCTAAGCCATTGGAGAAACTTCACAACTTGAAGTATTTCAATGTTTCTGTCAACAAATTGTATGGTGAAATACCCTCGCAGGGTCCTTTCAAGAACCTCTCGAGTCAGGTTTTCATCCACAATGAAGCATTGCATGgttcttcaagatttagtgtcccTCCATGCCCCACATCATCAAAGCACAGATCAAATAGGAAAATATTgctagttctttttcttttgctcgCAATTGCAGTTATATTTGTTCCTACGACCTTTGTGCTCCTATGGATAAGGCATAGAACAGGTAAGAGAGCGCCTGCACAAGCTGAGTCATTGTCTACCATAAGAACAGAAAGAATTTCATACAATGAATTGCTCCAAGCCACTGATGGGCTTAGCAAGAGTAATCTGATTGGTTTTGGAAGTTTTGGCTCTGTGTACAAAGGCATTCTCAGCAACGGAACCGCCATTGCAGTTAAAGTGTTCAATCTACAAGTGGATGTGGCATTCAAGAGTATTGATACGGAATGTGAAGTTTTCCGTAGTCTTCTTCATAGGAATCTCGTAGAAGTCATTACTAgttgttccaaccttgattttaaGGCATTAGTTCTCGAGTATATGCCTAATGGAAGTCTTAAGAAGTATTTGTATTCGCACAACTACTTCCTAGATATCAGGCAGAGTCTAAGCATAATGCTAGATGTAGCATGTGTGTTTGAATATCTTCACCATGGATGCACGTCGCCTGTAATCCATTGTTATCTGAAGCTGAGTAATATCTTGCTAGCCGAGGATATGGTTGCCCACTTAAGCGACTTTGGCTTTTCAAAACTGCTTGGTGAAGATGAGAGTGATTTATACACTAAAACCTTAGCAACATTTGGGTATATTGCACTAGGTACGTGTCACGAAccaaaccggggccctggccgtgacgagcatctcgaactatgaaggcccgaaacacccctgtttatctggtaatcatgcacataattcatatgataaaataaatgcggaagatacacaatattacagaaacatggtcataagtctaataaaatcaataatgggaaataaagtccCATAACATCTATCAACATCTGAAAtccgtctgtgaaatctctactacatgactaatagCAACAgtctgaaatctgggacaagacctcagtagaccaaaacattactagagataaa
It contains:
- the LOC107854465 gene encoding receptor kinase-like protein Xa21, which produces MDLSMNKLSNRIPREIGGMQNLAHLSLRQNKLQGSIPDSMSSMVGLESLYLSHNNISRIIPKPLEKLHNLKYFNVSVNKLYGEIPSQGPFKNLSSQVFIHNEALHGSSRFSVPPCPTSSKHRSNRKILLVLFLLLAIAVIFVPTTFVLLWIRHRTGKRAPAQAESLSTIRTERISYNELLQATDGLSKSNLIGFGSFGSVYKGILSNGTAIAVKVFNLQVDVAFKSIDTECEVFRSLLHRNLVEVITSCSNLDFKALVLEYMPNGSLKKYLYSHNYFLDIRQSLSIMLDVACVFEYLHHGCTSPVIHCYLKLSNILLAEDMVAHLSDFGFSKLLGEDESDLYTKTLATFGYIAL